The Leucobacter sp. UCMA 4100 genome window below encodes:
- a CDS encoding M23 family metallopeptidase, producing MASHQTRQASTVYASEDERQGLSAVIDRESHNGPTWRVPFSRIPTIERFYEQPEGRYGKGHRGIDFASTESSLILAPASGTVHFAGVVAEKPAVSVRVDGDIIYTFEPATTELSVGDSVAQGQPLAHVAVGGHCDGNCVHFGVRVSGEYVNPLRFLAGRPVLLPLQG from the coding sequence ATGGCTTCTCATCAGACACGACAAGCAAGCACGGTTTATGCGAGCGAAGATGAGCGACAGGGCCTTAGCGCCGTGATCGACCGGGAGTCTCATAACGGACCTACGTGGCGTGTTCCCTTCTCTCGGATACCAACGATCGAGCGATTCTACGAACAGCCAGAGGGGCGCTACGGGAAAGGGCACCGGGGCATTGATTTTGCGTCAACCGAAAGCTCACTCATTCTTGCGCCGGCGTCAGGAACCGTGCACTTTGCAGGTGTGGTTGCAGAGAAACCTGCCGTGAGCGTGCGGGTCGACGGTGACATCATTTACACGTTCGAGCCTGCGACTACCGAGCTCTCGGTCGGGGATTCCGTTGCCCAAGGCCAACCTTTGGCGCACGTAGCCGTTGGCGGTCACTGTGACGGCAACTGTGTTCACTTCGGGGTACGTGTGTCTGGTGAGTACGTAAACCCGCTTCGTTTTCTCGCGGGCCGCCCAGTGCTGCTTCCGCTACAGGGATGA
- a CDS encoding tyrosine recombinase XerC has product MRMNEAIERFLRALEQEYGYSEHTVRAYARDLSQLEHTVGDEAQRDIAQLTLDDCREWVWRRQQEGLSQRTLARGVATLKSFGGWLERSGTVPGNPASRLRAPKPGKSLPRVLTEDQVERMLGTVETLTSSGDPLAIRDHALFELLYATGARVSELCGLELRGVDLRERTIRVLGKGGSERIVPFGIPAQRAMRRYLEEARPALAARATTKSEHDWWFLGPRGGMMRPEAVYRVVSAHLGEEPGSGPRGPHVFRHTAATHLLDGGADLRVVQEMLGHRSLESTQVYTHVSTERLAERYRTSHPRA; this is encoded by the coding sequence ATGCGCATGAACGAAGCAATCGAGCGGTTTCTGCGTGCGCTCGAGCAGGAATACGGGTACTCAGAGCACACGGTGCGCGCGTATGCCCGCGATCTCTCTCAACTCGAACACACCGTGGGCGACGAGGCCCAGCGCGACATTGCCCAGCTCACGCTTGACGATTGTCGTGAATGGGTGTGGAGAAGGCAACAAGAGGGCCTTTCGCAACGCACCCTTGCTCGTGGGGTCGCGACGTTGAAGTCGTTTGGCGGCTGGCTTGAACGCTCGGGAACCGTACCCGGAAACCCCGCTTCTCGACTGAGGGCTCCGAAACCGGGTAAGAGCCTGCCGCGGGTTCTCACCGAAGACCAGGTCGAACGGATGCTCGGCACCGTTGAGACGCTCACGAGTAGCGGTGATCCGCTTGCTATTCGCGATCACGCGCTCTTCGAGTTGCTCTATGCAACGGGGGCACGTGTTTCAGAGCTTTGCGGGCTCGAGCTCCGGGGCGTTGATCTCAGGGAACGCACTATTAGGGTGCTCGGCAAAGGCGGCTCTGAGCGCATCGTGCCCTTCGGTATACCTGCCCAGAGGGCGATGCGCCGTTACCTCGAAGAAGCCCGCCCAGCGCTTGCCGCACGGGCGACAACCAAGAGCGAACACGACTGGTGGTTTCTTGGGCCGCGAGGCGGCATGATGCGCCCTGAAGCGGTCTACCGGGTTGTCTCAGCACATCTCGGAGAAGAGCCGGGCAGTGGCCCGCGTGGCCCGCACGTCTTTCGGCACACCGCGGCCACGCACCTGCTTGACGGCGGAGCTGACCTCAGGGTTGTGCAAGAAATGCTTGGGCATCGCAGCCTTGAGAGCACCCAGGTCTATACGCATGTTTCAACCGAGCGTCTCGCGGAGCGGTACCGAACGAGCCACCCAAGAGCATGA
- the dprA gene encoding DNA-processing protein DprA, whose translation MKESVLKSLVPVGAEREIIASLFQAPTDSHEATRAALAMNTHPFAGHSAEDAVLTEAFATVAWARMCEPGDRVARKLVSTLGAAGSLGHLIEGTSAAKLAALAAEACQSPAHSPSGSVSLAPSKAEIAAGLGRWRPRLNRAATVTDCESARAHHMRLLTEASPAWPGRLADLGDHAPLTLWVIGDVPLLSIAGLAVVGSRACTSYGEQVTGELVQGTVQHGRSIISGAAYGIDGVAHRAALAAGGRTVAVLAGGADRRYPAAHDALIGRIGETGAVISEMIPGSPPTRWRFLMRNRLIAALAEATLITEAGTRSGAINTAGHAAEIGRPLGAVPGPITSASSFGCFRVIEEYGAALITKTADLELLMGVGQGAGEGASYTEDPCGEGPFPRELSLHQRVTDALPRRGSRGVDEVARNAGITLDEAATALMELELLQKVVRVGTDSVAAPVEQARWALVRRSR comes from the coding sequence GCACAGCGCCGAAGACGCGGTACTTACTGAGGCGTTTGCAACCGTCGCCTGGGCTCGCATGTGCGAACCAGGCGACCGAGTCGCCAGGAAGCTCGTCTCGACACTGGGAGCCGCCGGCTCGCTTGGCCACCTCATTGAGGGGACCTCGGCGGCGAAGCTTGCAGCCCTTGCCGCCGAGGCATGCCAGTCGCCCGCGCATTCACCGAGTGGCAGCGTTTCTCTTGCACCGAGTAAGGCTGAGATTGCTGCTGGCCTCGGGAGATGGCGCCCGCGACTCAACCGTGCTGCAACGGTCACTGACTGTGAATCGGCTCGGGCGCATCACATGCGTCTACTCACCGAGGCTTCGCCTGCCTGGCCAGGTCGCCTGGCAGATCTCGGCGATCACGCCCCATTGACGCTCTGGGTGATTGGAGATGTACCGCTACTGAGCATCGCGGGGCTTGCCGTGGTTGGCTCACGAGCCTGCACCTCATACGGCGAGCAGGTCACCGGCGAACTTGTGCAGGGCACGGTGCAACACGGAAGATCGATTATCTCGGGTGCGGCGTACGGGATTGACGGTGTGGCGCACCGGGCGGCTCTTGCCGCAGGTGGCCGCACCGTTGCTGTGCTCGCCGGGGGAGCCGACCGGCGCTATCCCGCAGCACACGATGCGCTGATTGGGCGCATCGGAGAAACGGGTGCAGTCATCTCGGAGATGATTCCGGGTTCCCCGCCAACGCGGTGGCGCTTCCTGATGCGCAATCGGCTTATCGCGGCACTTGCTGAGGCCACGCTCATCACCGAAGCCGGAACACGATCTGGGGCGATCAACACCGCGGGCCACGCAGCTGAGATCGGGCGACCGCTCGGCGCCGTTCCTGGTCCCATCACCTCAGCGAGTTCGTTCGGGTGTTTTCGTGTGATTGAAGAGTACGGTGCAGCGCTCATCACGAAAACAGCTGATCTCGAATTGCTTATGGGTGTGGGGCAGGGCGCGGGAGAAGGAGCGAGCTATACCGAAGACCCCTGCGGTGAGGGGCCATTCCCGCGGGAACTCTCACTGCATCAGCGCGTCACAGACGCGTTACCGCGAAGAGGATCTCGAGGAGTCGACGAGGTCGCGCGCAACGCAGGCATCACCCTTGACGAGGCTGCGACTGCCCTCATGGAACTGGAGCTTTTGCAAAAAGTAGTACGCGTTGGGACAGACTCCGTGGCTGCACCGGTAGAGCAGGCGCGCTGGGCACTCGTCAGGAGGTCGCGATAG